In the Streptomyces sp. NBC_00525 genome, one interval contains:
- a CDS encoding MlaE family ABC transporter permease has product MTAPMPVRPPDEPVDRAPEQAAPPEAPRPSRLAAPLRETGRLFALAGTVTRETFRRPFQVREFIEQFWFVASVTILPAALVSIPFGAVIALQVGSLTQQLGAQSFTGGASVLAVIQQASPIIVALLVSGAAGSAICADLGSRKIREELDAMEVMGVSPVQRLVVPRVLATMLVAVLLNGLVSVVGTLGGYFFNVIMQHGTPGAYLSSFSALAQLPDLYVSEVKALIFGFIAGIVAAYRGLNPRGGPKGVGDAVNQSVVITFMLLFFVNMVLTAIYLQIVPAKGS; this is encoded by the coding sequence GTGACCGCCCCCATGCCCGTACGGCCCCCCGACGAACCGGTGGACCGCGCACCGGAGCAGGCCGCGCCGCCCGAGGCCCCGCGCCCCAGCAGGCTCGCCGCCCCACTGCGCGAGACCGGCCGGCTGTTCGCGCTGGCCGGGACCGTGACCCGCGAGACCTTCCGCCGGCCCTTCCAGGTACGCGAGTTCATCGAGCAGTTCTGGTTCGTCGCCAGCGTCACGATCCTGCCCGCCGCCCTCGTCTCCATCCCGTTCGGCGCGGTCATCGCCCTCCAGGTCGGCTCGCTCACCCAGCAGCTCGGCGCCCAGTCCTTCACCGGCGGCGCCAGCGTCCTCGCCGTCATCCAGCAGGCCAGCCCGATCATCGTGGCCCTGCTGGTGTCCGGGGCCGCCGGCTCCGCCATCTGCGCCGACCTCGGCTCCCGCAAGATCCGCGAGGAACTGGACGCCATGGAGGTCATGGGCGTCTCGCCCGTGCAGCGCCTGGTCGTCCCGCGCGTACTCGCCACCATGCTGGTCGCCGTCCTGCTCAACGGCCTCGTCTCGGTCGTCGGCACCCTCGGCGGCTACTTCTTCAACGTGATCATGCAGCACGGCACACCGGGCGCCTACCTCTCCAGCTTCTCCGCCCTCGCCCAGCTGCCCGACCTCTACGTCAGCGAGGTCAAGGCGCTGATCTTCGGCTTCATCGCCGGAATCGTCGCCGCCTACCGCGGCCTCAACCCGCGCGGCGGCCCGAAGGGGGTGGGCGACGCGGTCAACCAGTCCGTCGTCATCACCTTCATGCTGCTGTTCTTCGTGAACATGGTCCTCACGGCGATCTACCTGCAGATCGTCCCCGCGAAGGGGAGCTGA
- a CDS encoding MCE family protein yields the protein MRIKPLRHRNPVAVGIVGLLVLALVGFGAYRADSLPFIGGGTTYSADFTESAGLSEGDEVRIAGVKVGKVTGVSLDGAKVKVSFKVEDAWIGNASTVGIAIKTLLGEKYLAVDPLGDAPQDPGERITASRTTSPYDVTQAFNGLGETIGEIDTEQLAKSFETISATFENSPPAVKNAAKGLSALSRTVSERDAQLATLLKGSKRLTKTLAGKKSGFETLLEDGNLLLGEIQARRDSIHLLLTGTRDLGVQLSGLVADNNKQLKPTLKALGRVTEVLKKNRKSLDKVLSLAGGYNRLVGNTLGNGRWFDNYVCGVVPRNYLPADTPPATGCMPPKQEGGH from the coding sequence ATGAGAATCAAACCCCTGCGCCACCGCAACCCCGTCGCCGTCGGCATCGTCGGACTGCTGGTGCTCGCCCTCGTCGGATTCGGCGCCTACCGGGCCGACTCGCTCCCCTTCATCGGCGGCGGCACCACCTACAGCGCCGACTTCACCGAGTCCGCCGGACTCTCCGAGGGCGACGAGGTCCGCATCGCCGGCGTCAAGGTCGGCAAGGTCACCGGCGTCTCCCTGGACGGCGCCAAGGTGAAGGTCTCCTTCAAGGTCGAGGACGCCTGGATCGGCAACGCCAGCACCGTCGGCATCGCCATCAAGACCCTCCTGGGCGAGAAGTACCTCGCCGTCGACCCGCTGGGCGACGCCCCGCAGGACCCCGGCGAGCGCATCACCGCGTCCCGCACCACCTCCCCGTACGACGTCACCCAGGCGTTCAACGGACTGGGCGAGACCATCGGGGAGATCGACACCGAGCAGCTCGCCAAGAGCTTCGAGACGATCTCCGCCACCTTCGAGAACTCCCCGCCCGCCGTGAAGAACGCCGCCAAGGGCCTCTCCGCGCTGTCGAGGACCGTCTCCGAACGCGACGCCCAGCTGGCGACCCTGCTCAAGGGCAGCAAGCGGCTCACCAAGACCCTCGCCGGCAAGAAGAGCGGCTTCGAAACCCTCCTGGAGGACGGCAACCTCCTCCTCGGCGAGATCCAGGCCCGCCGCGACTCCATCCATCTGCTGCTCACCGGCACCCGCGACCTGGGCGTCCAGCTCAGCGGTCTCGTCGCCGACAACAACAAGCAGCTCAAACCGACCCTCAAGGCGCTCGGCCGGGTCACCGAGGTGCTGAAGAAGAACCGCAAGAGCCTCGACAAGGTCCTGTCGCTCGCCGGCGGCTACAACCGGCTCGTCGGCAACACCCTCGGCAACGGCCGCTGGTTCGACAACTACGTCTGCGGCGTCGTCCCGAGGAACTACCTGCCCGCCGACACACCCCCCGCGACCGGATGCATGCCTCCCAAGCAGGAAGGCGGGCACTGA
- a CDS encoding MCE family protein produces the protein MKRRSIAGPLAKSIVFIVVTSLATTVLALSIANTGVGETRSYKARFTDATGLIVGDSVRVAGVKVGQVESIRVADRRVAEVRFNVRKGKKLPASVTASIKYLNMVGQRYIDLGQGAGPVGESFAPGATIPLSRTTPALDLTQLFNGFQPLFEGLSPPDVNELAGSIVQVLQGEGGTVDSILQHVGSLTGTVAAKDKVIGEVIKNLNTVLKTVNDREDGFNDLVDTLQALVTGFAGDRKPLGEAVTAMGALTTVTADLFEDGRKPLKEDIKQLGRLSGNLADNTPKIENFLEKTPAKMEAIGRLTSYGSWLNLYLCEAKVSGITTRDGSTPPTGIEITQPRCQS, from the coding sequence GTGAAGCGCCGCTCCATCGCGGGACCGCTCGCGAAATCGATCGTCTTCATCGTGGTGACGAGCCTGGCCACCACGGTCCTGGCCCTGTCCATCGCCAACACCGGGGTCGGCGAGACCCGTTCGTACAAGGCCCGGTTCACCGACGCGACCGGCCTCATCGTCGGGGACAGCGTCCGCGTCGCCGGCGTCAAGGTCGGCCAGGTAGAGTCCATCCGGGTCGCCGACCGCCGGGTCGCCGAGGTCCGCTTCAACGTCCGCAAGGGCAAGAAGCTGCCGGCCTCCGTGACCGCGTCCATCAAGTACCTCAACATGGTCGGCCAGCGCTACATCGACCTGGGCCAGGGCGCCGGACCCGTCGGGGAGAGCTTCGCGCCGGGCGCCACCATCCCACTGTCGCGCACCACGCCCGCGCTCGACCTCACCCAGCTCTTCAACGGCTTCCAGCCCCTCTTCGAAGGGCTCTCGCCGCCCGACGTCAACGAACTGGCCGGCTCCATCGTCCAGGTGCTCCAGGGCGAGGGCGGCACCGTCGACAGCATCCTCCAGCACGTCGGCTCGCTGACCGGCACGGTCGCCGCCAAGGACAAGGTGATCGGCGAGGTGATCAAGAACCTCAACACGGTCCTGAAGACCGTCAACGACCGCGAGGACGGCTTCAACGACCTGGTCGACACCCTCCAGGCCCTCGTCACCGGCTTCGCGGGCGACCGCAAACCCCTCGGCGAGGCCGTCACCGCGATGGGCGCGCTCACCACGGTCACCGCCGACCTCTTCGAGGACGGCCGCAAACCCCTCAAGGAGGACATCAAGCAGCTCGGCAGGCTCTCCGGGAACCTGGCCGACAACACCCCGAAGATCGAGAACTTCCTGGAGAAGACCCCGGCCAAGATGGAGGCGATCGGCCGTCTCACGTCGTACGGCTCCTGGCTCAACCTCTACCTCTGCGAGGCGAAGGTCAGCGGCATCACGACCCGCGACGGAAGCACCCCGCCGACCGGCATCGAGATCACCCAGCCGAGGTGCCAGTCATGA
- a CDS encoding ABC transporter ATP-binding protein codes for MGIEVVVEGLTKSFGKQNIWQDVSLTLPAGEVSVMLGPSGTGKTVFLKSIIGLLKPEHGRVLVNGVDMVNGSERDIMETRKLFGLMFQDGALFGSMSLFDNIAFPLREHTRKKESEIRRIVMERIDVVGLLGAENKLPGEISGGMRKRAGLARALVLDPQIILCDEPDSGLDPVRTAYISQLLVDLNAQIDATMLIVTHNLDIASTVPDNMGMLFRRNLVTFGPREVLLTSELPVVSQFLAGRCEGPIGMSEEKDAATLAAEELKGYGQGISSANAPRTVVPQLEPSPGLPVRQGALRRRERVMSMLGELPEAARTAILDSYSPAAGGGRR; via the coding sequence ATGGGAATCGAAGTAGTCGTCGAAGGGCTCACCAAGTCATTCGGCAAGCAGAACATCTGGCAGGATGTGTCGCTCACGCTTCCCGCAGGCGAGGTCAGTGTCATGCTCGGCCCGTCCGGGACGGGAAAGACGGTCTTCCTCAAATCCATCATCGGCCTCCTCAAACCCGAACACGGACGCGTTCTCGTCAATGGCGTCGACATGGTGAACGGGTCCGAGCGGGACATCATGGAGACACGGAAGCTCTTCGGTCTCATGTTCCAGGACGGCGCCCTTTTCGGATCGATGTCGCTTTTCGACAACATCGCCTTCCCGCTCCGGGAGCACACCCGCAAGAAGGAATCCGAGATCCGCCGCATCGTCATGGAGCGCATCGACGTCGTCGGCCTCCTGGGCGCCGAGAACAAGCTCCCCGGCGAGATATCCGGCGGTATGCGCAAACGGGCCGGCCTCGCCCGCGCCCTCGTCCTTGACCCGCAGATCATCCTCTGCGACGAGCCCGACTCCGGCCTCGACCCCGTCCGCACCGCGTACATCTCCCAGCTCCTCGTCGACCTGAACGCCCAGATCGACGCGACGATGCTCATCGTCACCCACAACCTCGACATCGCCTCCACGGTCCCGGACAACATGGGCATGCTCTTCCGCCGCAACCTGGTCACCTTCGGGCCGCGCGAGGTACTGCTCACCAGCGAACTGCCCGTCGTCTCGCAGTTCCTCGCCGGCCGCTGCGAGGGGCCCATCGGCATGTCCGAGGAGAAGGACGCGGCCACCCTCGCCGCCGAGGAGCTCAAGGGCTACGGCCAGGGCATCAGCTCGGCCAACGCCCCGCGCACCGTCGTCCCGCAACTGGAGCCCTCGCCCGGCCTGCCGGTGCGCCAGGGTGCCCTGCGCCGCCGGGAACGCGTCATGTCGATGCTGGGCGAACTGCCGGAGGCGGCCCGTACCGCCATCCTGGACAGCTACAGCCCGGCCGCGGGCGGTGGACGCCGGTGA
- a CDS encoding DUF6801 domain-containing protein: MHTQTPVIRGGRSVRVASVAGLALLAGLLSGGGSAADENAGPLGLTAACGAEDGTEAVVPATVALSVDIPKTGEVGRPVQPGPVTFALTLSRAELAALLPEGAETVVGRTVLTARIAQNGEAAQARWELNAPSTPLPADGDVTLVHTGEVPHVTFGSAGDADFSVGEFTVELRSAAAAPEESVPASAAMTCRLKEGESGHLATTRVTGVNGGEPSREAELPSTPAGGSPRADAKDIAVEPAAAGDEADDFCPVEPPEGEVDGSDAPQPPPGGPVRVMELPGVFMCANAMGLANVRKLNGAMIINGGSEPALISVLSPKLATVRSSNQEGGGYTRYDSLANLDLPDAESTFLAFGFQPVTAKVSFETSPMTISIGNYIGPNGRETFSLASFYQSLRLHDVEVNGTPLDVGSDCRTSKPFKVLLNGGDKYTNVGVGGLLEGEIDIPPFTGCGTGGEDLDPLFTASLSGPGNGVFMNQASTCVPTNPTRSYCPPPPAELPGRPETKPIP; encoded by the coding sequence ATGCACACTCAGACACCCGTGATCCGTGGGGGGCGTTCCGTGCGGGTCGCCTCCGTCGCCGGACTGGCCCTGCTCGCCGGGCTGTTGTCCGGCGGAGGCTCGGCGGCGGACGAGAACGCCGGGCCGCTCGGCCTGACAGCCGCGTGCGGTGCCGAGGACGGTACCGAGGCGGTCGTGCCCGCCACCGTGGCACTGTCGGTGGACATCCCGAAGACCGGCGAGGTCGGCCGGCCCGTGCAGCCGGGGCCCGTGACGTTCGCCCTCACGCTCTCGCGCGCCGAGCTGGCCGCGCTCCTGCCGGAGGGCGCCGAGACCGTCGTCGGCCGGACCGTGCTCACGGCGAGGATCGCCCAGAACGGCGAGGCGGCCCAGGCGCGGTGGGAGCTCAACGCGCCGAGCACGCCCCTGCCGGCCGACGGCGATGTGACGCTCGTGCACACCGGCGAGGTCCCCCATGTGACGTTCGGGTCCGCGGGCGACGCCGACTTCTCGGTCGGGGAGTTCACGGTCGAGCTGCGCTCCGCCGCGGCGGCGCCCGAGGAGAGCGTTCCGGCGTCGGCCGCGATGACGTGCCGGTTGAAGGAGGGGGAGAGCGGGCACCTCGCGACCACACGGGTGACCGGCGTCAACGGCGGTGAGCCGTCCAGGGAAGCCGAGCTGCCCTCCACCCCCGCGGGCGGCTCCCCCCGGGCGGACGCCAAGGACATCGCGGTGGAGCCCGCGGCCGCCGGGGACGAGGCCGACGACTTCTGTCCGGTCGAGCCCCCGGAGGGCGAAGTGGACGGGAGCGACGCACCGCAGCCGCCGCCCGGTGGCCCCGTCAGGGTCATGGAGCTGCCAGGGGTCTTCATGTGCGCCAACGCGATGGGCCTGGCCAACGTGCGCAAACTGAACGGTGCCATGATCATCAACGGTGGCTCCGAACCGGCGCTCATCAGCGTCCTGTCGCCGAAACTCGCAACCGTCCGGTCCTCGAACCAGGAGGGCGGCGGCTACACCCGGTACGACTCGCTCGCCAACCTGGACCTGCCGGATGCCGAATCCACCTTCCTGGCCTTCGGGTTCCAGCCGGTGACGGCGAAGGTCTCCTTCGAGACCAGCCCCATGACCATCTCGATCGGCAACTACATCGGCCCGAACGGGCGGGAGACGTTCTCTCTCGCCTCCTTCTACCAGTCCCTGCGCCTCCACGACGTCGAGGTCAACGGCACGCCGCTGGACGTGGGCAGCGACTGCCGGACGTCGAAGCCGTTCAAGGTACTGCTCAACGGCGGCGACAAGTACACGAACGTCGGCGTGGGCGGCCTCCTGGAGGGTGAGATCGACATCCCGCCCTTCACCGGCTGCGGCACGGGTGGCGAGGACCTGGACCCGCTGTTCACCGCCTCCCTCTCGGGCCCTGGCAACGGGGTCTTCATGAATCAGGCGTCGACCTGTGTGCCGACCAACCCCACGCGGTCGTACTGCCCGCCCCCGCCGGCGGAGCTGCCGGGGAGGCCCGAAACGAAGCCCATCCCGTAG
- a CDS encoding MCE family protein → MRLTRVIGIGAGLVVVAVAATSGVMALEERGGTTVTAYFDQVTGVYAGSDLRILGVRVGRVESVEPRGKDVKVVLRIDEGVQVPADAHAVVVAPSLVADRYVQLAPAYTGGAVMKEGAQLPAAHNAVPVEVDQLYASITELSTALGPDGANARGAFAGLLDTGAKNLKGNGKDIGDSIEQFGKATKTLDKSSGNLFDTLSYLQSFTTMLKDNDGNVRAAETQLNSVTGFLADDKKNLGAALRELGTALAQVKTFIKDNRGELKKNVDALVPITQALVDQRASLAESMDVLPLSAGNVLNAYDPEHRTLNGRTNLNELSMGGPLLESALSLQGLAPVDTARQQALPALPLPAVGTVYGTPEDTGNAEDTKNSKGAEDTKDAKGANR, encoded by the coding sequence ATGAGACTCACCCGCGTCATCGGCATCGGCGCCGGCCTCGTCGTCGTGGCCGTCGCCGCCACCTCCGGGGTCATGGCCCTGGAGGAGCGGGGCGGCACCACCGTCACCGCCTACTTCGACCAGGTCACCGGCGTCTACGCCGGGTCCGACCTGCGCATCCTCGGGGTCCGCGTCGGCCGGGTCGAATCGGTGGAGCCGCGCGGCAAGGACGTCAAGGTCGTCCTGCGCATCGACGAGGGCGTCCAGGTCCCCGCGGACGCGCACGCCGTCGTCGTCGCCCCCAGCCTGGTCGCCGACCGGTACGTCCAGCTCGCCCCCGCCTACACCGGGGGAGCGGTCATGAAGGAGGGCGCCCAGCTGCCCGCCGCCCACAACGCCGTCCCGGTCGAGGTGGACCAGCTCTACGCCTCCATCACCGAACTCTCCACCGCGCTCGGCCCGGACGGGGCCAACGCACGGGGCGCCTTCGCCGGACTCCTGGACACCGGGGCCAAGAACCTCAAGGGCAACGGCAAGGACATCGGCGACTCCATCGAGCAGTTCGGCAAGGCGACGAAGACCCTGGACAAGTCCAGCGGCAACCTCTTCGACACGCTGTCCTACCTGCAGTCCTTCACCACCATGCTGAAGGACAACGACGGCAACGTCCGGGCCGCCGAGACCCAGCTGAACTCCGTCACCGGATTCCTCGCCGACGACAAGAAGAACCTCGGCGCCGCCCTCAGAGAACTGGGCACCGCCCTCGCCCAGGTGAAGACCTTCATCAAGGACAACCGGGGCGAGCTGAAGAAGAACGTGGACGCCCTCGTGCCGATCACCCAGGCCCTCGTGGACCAGCGCGCCTCGCTCGCCGAGTCGATGGACGTCCTGCCGCTGTCGGCGGGCAACGTCCTGAACGCGTACGACCCCGAGCACCGCACCCTCAACGGACGGACCAACCTCAACGAGCTGAGCATGGGCGGCCCGCTCCTGGAATCCGCCCTCAGCCTCCAGGGACTGGCCCCGGTGGACACCGCACGGCAGCAGGCCCTGCCCGCGCTGCCGCTGCCCGCCGTGGGCACCGTCTACGGCACCCCCGAGGACACCGGAAACGCCGAGGACACCAAAAACAGCAAGGGCGCCGAGGACACCAAGGACGCGAAGGGGGCGAACCGATGA
- a CDS encoding SCP2 sterol-binding domain-containing protein: MPDNSSGEVTGELAALDFAAVSPEEFARIVKGLSARQLSEVMHGELRTRVLGEVFGRMRQQFRPEAAGGLTALIRWKITGDTEVVYETALADGTCAVTEGRSDAEPRTTLIMADTEFLKLVSGNGNPITMFMMRKLKVAGDVGLASGLTRYFDIPKA, encoded by the coding sequence GTGCCCGACAACAGCAGCGGCGAGGTCACCGGCGAACTGGCCGCCCTCGACTTCGCGGCCGTCTCCCCCGAGGAGTTCGCCCGGATCGTGAAGGGTCTGTCCGCCCGGCAGCTCTCCGAGGTCATGCACGGCGAGCTGCGCACACGGGTGCTCGGTGAGGTCTTCGGCCGGATGCGGCAGCAGTTCCGCCCGGAGGCGGCGGGAGGGCTGACGGCGCTGATCCGCTGGAAGATCACCGGGGACACCGAGGTGGTCTACGAGACCGCCCTCGCGGACGGCACCTGCGCGGTGACCGAGGGCCGCTCGGACGCCGAGCCGCGCACCACGCTGATCATGGCGGACACGGAGTTCCTCAAGCTGGTCTCCGGCAACGGCAACCCCATCACCATGTTCATGATGCGCAAGCTGAAGGTGGCCGGCGACGTGGGCCTGGCCTCCGGGCTGACCCGTTACTTCGACATCCCGAAGGCGTGA
- a CDS encoding MCE family protein — protein sequence MTTRAARATGRRTAGVAFFLVPAVLIWVSVSVYEKDFTHDATVTVRTSSVGNEMHENADVKLRGVVVGQVRDIAADGDGARLTLAIQPDKLDRIPADVTAQMLPTTLFGERFVALVPPPSPSARTLGAGDVIPQDRSSNAIELEQVLDNVLPLLTAVKPEKLSATLNAVSTALRGRGEKLGDTLVTLDAHLKKFNPQLPTLNEDIKELVKVSRLYADSAPDVLDALTDFTTTSTTLAEQRENLADVYGSTTASARDVTSFLRRNKDNLIRLAASGRPTLETLAKYSSEFPCTLRTVANFVPAMDKALGKGTDEPGLHVTLKTVPSKGKYVAGKDTPVYNATGGPHCYSIPYVGTTVPTADALTARRAAADPDTATPVEVPAADPSLGMPNSPQESRLVNELVAPSLKVRPQALPEWSSVLIGPAFRGVEVKLK from the coding sequence ATGACTACCCGCGCCGCCCGCGCCACCGGCCGCAGAACCGCCGGAGTCGCCTTCTTCCTCGTACCCGCCGTCCTCATCTGGGTCTCGGTCTCGGTGTACGAGAAGGACTTCACCCACGACGCGACCGTCACCGTACGCACGTCGAGCGTGGGCAACGAGATGCACGAGAACGCCGACGTGAAGCTGCGCGGCGTCGTCGTCGGCCAGGTACGCGACATCGCGGCCGACGGCGACGGGGCCCGGCTCACCCTCGCCATCCAGCCGGACAAACTGGACCGCATCCCGGCGGACGTCACCGCCCAGATGCTGCCCACCACCCTCTTCGGCGAACGGTTCGTCGCCCTCGTACCGCCCCCCTCGCCCTCCGCGCGGACCCTCGGCGCCGGCGACGTCATCCCGCAGGACCGCTCCAGCAACGCCATCGAGCTGGAACAGGTCCTCGACAACGTCCTGCCGCTGCTGACCGCCGTCAAACCCGAGAAGCTGTCCGCCACCCTCAACGCGGTCTCCACCGCGCTCCGGGGCCGGGGCGAGAAGCTCGGCGACACCCTCGTCACGCTCGACGCCCACCTGAAGAAGTTCAACCCCCAACTCCCCACGCTCAACGAGGACATCAAGGAACTCGTCAAGGTGAGCAGGCTCTACGCGGACTCCGCCCCCGACGTCCTGGACGCCCTCACCGACTTCACCACCACCAGCACCACCCTCGCCGAACAGCGGGAGAACCTCGCCGACGTGTACGGCTCCACCACCGCCTCCGCCCGCGACGTCACCTCCTTCCTCCGGCGCAACAAGGACAACCTCATCCGGCTCGCCGCCAGCGGCAGGCCCACCCTGGAGACCCTCGCGAAGTACTCCTCCGAGTTCCCCTGCACCCTGCGCACCGTCGCCAACTTCGTCCCGGCGATGGACAAGGCGCTCGGCAAGGGCACCGACGAACCCGGACTGCACGTCACGCTCAAGACCGTGCCGTCCAAGGGGAAGTACGTCGCCGGCAAGGACACCCCGGTCTACAACGCCACCGGCGGACCGCACTGCTACTCCATCCCGTACGTCGGCACCACCGTGCCCACCGCCGACGCCCTGACCGCCCGAAGGGCCGCGGCCGACCCGGACACCGCCACCCCGGTCGAGGTCCCCGCCGCCGATCCCTCGCTCGGCATGCCCAACTCCCCGCAGGAGAGCCGGCTCGTCAACGAACTGGTCGCTCCCTCACTGAAAGTCCGGCCGCAGGCCCTGCCCGAGTGGAGCAGCGTGCTCATCGGCCCGGCCTTCCGCGGTGTGGAGGTGAAGCTCAAGTGA
- a CDS encoding MlaE family ABC transporter permease has product MSMLGWLDRSGDQLTFYVRALIWIPRTLRRYLKEVQRLLAEVAFGSGGLGVVGGTIGVMIAMTLATGTVVGLQGYAALNQIGTAAFTGFISAYFNTREIAPLVAGLALSATVGAGFTAQLGAMRINEEVDGLESMGVRSMPYLVTTRIIAGVVAIIPLYAIGLLSSYVASRYVTVLFNGQSAGTYDHYFNLFLSPTDVLLSVLKVLIFSVMVILAHCYYGFHASGGPAGVGVAVGRSVRNAIVLISVTDFFLSLAIWGATTTVKVAG; this is encoded by the coding sequence ATGTCAATGCTCGGCTGGCTCGACAGATCCGGTGATCAACTCACCTTCTACGTACGGGCACTGATCTGGATACCCCGCACCCTGCGCCGCTACCTCAAGGAGGTCCAGCGCCTCCTCGCCGAGGTCGCCTTCGGCAGCGGCGGCCTCGGGGTCGTCGGCGGCACCATCGGCGTGATGATCGCGATGACCCTGGCGACCGGCACCGTCGTCGGCCTCCAGGGGTACGCGGCCCTCAACCAGATCGGCACCGCCGCCTTCACCGGATTCATCTCCGCCTACTTCAACACCCGCGAGATCGCCCCGCTCGTCGCCGGACTGGCCCTCTCCGCCACCGTGGGCGCCGGCTTCACCGCGCAGCTCGGCGCCATGCGCATCAACGAGGAGGTGGACGGCCTCGAATCGATGGGCGTGCGCTCCATGCCCTACCTCGTCACCACGCGCATCATCGCCGGCGTCGTCGCCATCATCCCGCTCTACGCGATCGGGCTGCTCTCCTCGTACGTCGCCTCCCGCTACGTCACCGTCCTGTTCAACGGCCAGTCGGCGGGCACGTACGACCACTACTTCAACCTCTTCCTCTCCCCGACGGACGTCCTCCTGTCGGTGCTCAAGGTGCTGATCTTCAGCGTGATGGTGATCCTCGCCCACTGCTACTACGGCTTCCACGCCAGCGGCGGACCCGCCGGAGTGGGCGTCGCGGTCGGCCGGTCCGTGCGGAACGCGATCGTGCTGATCAGCGTGACCGACTTCTTCCTCTCGCTCGCGATCTGGGGCGCCACGACGACGGTGAAGGTGGCCGGCTGA
- a CDS encoding helix-turn-helix domain-containing protein, with protein sequence MPGVAQPSELGEPLGPLPQEFATIVRPELPSLIKEIGLEVTRAYPEYARLLDGPYGQGIRVGVEQSISVFVDQVAEPSAPSALRDEMCRRFGRFEAYEGRGLDQLQGAYRLGARVALRRAKKIGRRYNLSPTMMLTFADALFSYVDELEALSREGYLEVRSASDDHTDTLRRRLLHLILAGRPVPRVAIAELCEQTGWTLPDEVTLVAVRPSPDLDRLAIDRDVLVDFTEPQPHLLIPGPFDDMRRRMLEHALPGVRAAIGLTVPASLASDSIRWARRVLELVDAGVIDDAPAILCEDHLITLWLLSDPVLLDQLARRELAPMANISANRRERLIETLRIWLDTRGTAAQMGELLDVHPQTVRYRMRNLESIFGDQLVDPEARFSTETVLRAMRLRARSNDAPI encoded by the coding sequence ATGCCGGGAGTTGCGCAACCCTCGGAGCTGGGAGAACCACTGGGACCGCTGCCGCAGGAGTTCGCCACGATCGTGCGGCCGGAACTACCGAGTCTCATCAAGGAGATCGGCCTGGAGGTCACCCGCGCCTATCCCGAGTACGCGCGGCTTCTCGACGGCCCGTACGGCCAGGGCATCCGGGTCGGCGTCGAGCAGAGCATCTCCGTGTTCGTGGACCAGGTGGCCGAACCCAGCGCCCCGTCCGCGCTGCGCGACGAGATGTGCCGGAGGTTCGGCAGGTTCGAGGCGTACGAGGGGCGCGGCCTGGACCAGTTGCAGGGGGCGTACCGGCTGGGCGCGCGGGTGGCGCTGCGGCGGGCGAAGAAGATCGGCAGGCGCTACAACCTCTCCCCCACCATGATGCTGACGTTCGCGGACGCGCTCTTCTCGTACGTGGACGAGCTGGAGGCCCTGTCGCGCGAGGGGTATCTGGAGGTGCGGTCGGCGTCCGACGACCACACGGACACCCTGCGGCGCAGGCTGCTGCACCTGATCCTGGCGGGGCGGCCGGTGCCGCGCGTGGCCATCGCCGAGCTGTGTGAGCAGACCGGCTGGACGCTGCCGGACGAGGTGACGCTCGTTGCGGTACGGCCGTCGCCCGATCTGGACCGGCTGGCCATCGACCGCGACGTGCTCGTGGACTTCACCGAACCCCAGCCGCACTTACTCATACCGGGGCCCTTCGACGACATGCGCAGACGCATGCTCGAACACGCGCTCCCCGGCGTCCGCGCGGCCATCGGTCTCACCGTCCCCGCCTCCCTGGCCTCGGACTCGATCCGCTGGGCCCGGCGGGTGCTGGAACTCGTGGACGCCGGTGTCATCGACGACGCGCCGGCCATCCTCTGCGAGGACCACCTGATCACCCTGTGGCTGCTCTCCGATCCGGTCCTGCTGGACCAGCTCGCGCGCCGCGAACTCGCCCCGATGGCCAATATCAGCGCCAACCGGCGTGAACGGCTCATCGAGACGCTGCGGATCTGGCTCGACACCCGAGGCACGGCGGCCCAGATGGGCGAGCTGCTCGACGTACACCCCCAGACCGTCCGCTACCGGATGCGCAATCTGGAATCGATCTTCGGCGATCAACTGGTCGATCCGGAGGCGCGGTTCTCCACGGAGACCGTGCTTCGCGCCATGAGGCTGCGTGCCCGCAGCAACGACGCCCCCATCTGA